In one bacterium genomic region, the following are encoded:
- a CDS encoding C10 family peptidase gives MRKFLISLVILFSGNFLFAAPVSIQTAEKVAKNWYYDKGNLTKSQISVTDNFTESSTKGNLFYIFNFKPNGFVIVSAEDATVPILGYSFEGQYTATNHPIQFDEWMDNYKKQIIYVKDNLTKAPRQNVDQWNNLTIEPQYFVKGSKEKAVSPLLTTTWAQENIYGGSPIIYNTQCPMIGGTHCLVGCAAVAMGQIMKYFNHPTQGVGSHSYYDTAGCAQTVSADFGATTYDWGNMPTSLSSSTTNQRNAVGTLLFHCGVAVNMRYGTSASGAYVPSPVYALKTYFSYNENLGIIYRSSYSTDTAWARIMRTELDSSRPVLYSGQGSGGHAFVMDGYSTNTYFHFNWGWEGSENGYFYLTDLTPASYNFNSSQAAVILIKPAVPTPDISVSPDTLRFTWTGSKKRLLSPSTKGITDTLYYASTPNWGYGVSNGWGMATRFTPEAYPCTLKSVIWFPGAKDTSCEVHIWSDNGGGPGTNLVSAFTYTPTVTQNWEKKNLPTPAVIDAGNFWVGWMQKANNVFFNMADTTVKIGRSYYYNGSWNLVNAGIFGATGELLIRSIVTSGSYDTVRTLVVSNPGTATLNISNITVSDSWITAVTPTVFNVSAKGTQNVTVTVTKDGLSTGYHYGHLTITSNDPDESPTNVPIKFYIPSSTPDIAVTQDTLRFTWDDSGKKALSYSCPPKEAYTDNKLVLTKNNVCLLNKNENKKFAPSIRVTQDANQSPLTFSCCLDSKATLDTLIYDDNNVTGNYAWGAGARMGSRMTPTQSCQIMAVQIYCTNAQTYKVGLYNWTGSAPGTQLLETGNVSSTSGGWNTTDVSASNINVTGDFVASFNMIDTIARIGANQTNNGRAWDYNGSGWAAWTETYFIRAIVSYGGGGGTYDTLQTMTVRNDGGGGLNVTNITKSQSWITSVSPTSFTVPAGSSQNVTVIVNKTGLSNGTHLGTLTIASDDPDEGSYVEPVKFVVVHLGVEENQSFSFNLSQNYPNPANSVTQIEYALPNATKVTLKIYDASGRPVRTLIQEEQTAGKYNTFWNGKDDKGNKLGNGIYFYRLETDKSVTTKKLTLLK, from the coding sequence ATGCGAAAATTTTTGATTTCGTTAGTTATTCTCTTTTCAGGGAATTTTCTCTTTGCCGCCCCTGTATCAATACAAACGGCAGAAAAAGTTGCAAAGAACTGGTATTACGATAAAGGGAATCTAACTAAAAGCCAAATTTCCGTAACAGATAATTTTACAGAATCCAGCACCAAAGGAAATCTTTTTTATATTTTCAATTTCAAGCCAAATGGTTTCGTAATCGTAAGTGCGGAAGATGCAACCGTCCCTATTCTTGGATACTCTTTTGAAGGACAATATACCGCTACCAATCATCCGATCCAGTTTGACGAATGGATGGATAATTACAAAAAACAAATCATATACGTAAAAGATAACCTTACAAAAGCTCCGAGACAAAACGTTGACCAGTGGAACAACTTAACTATTGAGCCACAATATTTTGTAAAAGGTTCTAAGGAGAAAGCCGTAAGCCCTTTGCTTACTACTACCTGGGCGCAAGAAAATATTTACGGTGGTTCTCCCATAATTTACAATACTCAATGCCCGATGATTGGCGGAACACACTGTCTTGTTGGTTGTGCAGCCGTAGCTATGGGGCAAATAATGAAGTATTTCAACCATCCGACACAGGGTGTAGGGTCACATTCTTATTACGACACCGCCGGTTGTGCGCAAACTGTTTCGGCTGATTTTGGGGCAACAACTTACGATTGGGGAAATATGCCAACTTCTCTTTCAAGCTCAACCACAAACCAGAGAAATGCTGTCGGTACATTGTTGTTTCATTGCGGAGTTGCCGTTAATATGAGATACGGAACCAGCGCTTCCGGCGCTTATGTTCCTTCGCCGGTTTACGCACTTAAAACCTATTTTTCCTACAATGAAAACCTTGGTATAATATACAGGTCAAGTTACTCAACAGATACTGCATGGGCTCGTATAATGAGGACGGAATTAGACAGCAGCCGACCGGTTCTTTATTCAGGACAGGGTTCAGGCGGACACGCTTTTGTTATGGATGGATACAGCACAAATACTTATTTTCATTTTAACTGGGGATGGGAAGGGAGCGAGAATGGGTATTTCTACTTAACTGACTTGACCCCGGCAAGTTATAACTTTAATAGCAGTCAAGCTGCAGTAATTCTTATTAAACCGGCTGTCCCGACCCCGGATATATCTGTTTCGCCGGATACTTTAAGATTTACATGGACCGGTAGTAAAAAAAGGTTATTATCTCCTTCAACAAAAGGCATAACAGATACATTATATTATGCCAGCACCCCTAATTGGGGTTATGGCGTTTCTAATGGCTGGGGTATGGCAACAAGATTTACCCCCGAAGCATATCCTTGCACTTTGAAATCCGTAATTTGGTTTCCCGGAGCAAAAGATACTTCTTGCGAAGTTCATATATGGAGTGATAATGGAGGGGGTCCCGGAACTAATTTGGTTAGTGCCTTTACCTACACACCTACAGTAACTCAAAATTGGGAAAAGAAAAATCTTCCAACACCTGCGGTTATAGATGCCGGTAATTTCTGGGTTGGATGGATGCAAAAAGCAAATAATGTATTTTTTAATATGGCAGATACAACTGTTAAGATAGGAAGAAGCTATTATTACAACGGCTCGTGGAACCTAGTTAACGCTGGAATTTTTGGTGCTACAGGAGAATTGCTGATTAGATCTATCGTAACCAGCGGCAGTTATGATACGGTAAGGACTTTAGTCGTATCTAACCCCGGAACGGCAACTCTTAACATTTCAAATATTACAGTCAGTGATTCATGGATAACGGCTGTAACACCTACGGTATTTAATGTTAGCGCTAAAGGGACTCAAAATGTTACGGTAACAGTTACAAAAGACGGCTTAAGTACGGGTTATCATTATGGGCATTTAACTATTACTTCCAATGACCCGGACGAAAGTCCAACAAACGTTCCCATCAAGTTCTATATACCTTCCTCAACTCCGGATATTGCAGTTACTCAAGATACTTTGAGATTCACATGGGACGACAGTGGAAAGAAAGCGCTTTCCTATTCTTGCCCTCCGAAAGAAGCTTATACTGACAACAAATTGGTTTTAACAAAAAATAATGTTTGTCTTTTAAATAAAAATGAAAACAAAAAATTTGCACCTTCAATAAGAGTTACGCAAGACGCTAACCAATCTCCGCTAACTTTCTCTTGTTGTCTGGATTCTAAAGCCACTCTTGATACGCTTATATACGATGATAACAACGTAACAGGTAATTATGCATGGGGCGCCGGAGCAAGAATGGGATCAAGAATGACCCCTACACAGTCTTGCCAGATTATGGCCGTCCAAATATATTGCACCAATGCGCAAACCTATAAAGTAGGACTTTATAACTGGACAGGAAGTGCGCCGGGCACTCAATTGTTGGAAACAGGAAACGTATCTTCAACTTCAGGGGGATGGAATACAACGGATGTCTCGGCATCTAATATAAATGTTACCGGAGATTTTGTTGCTTCTTTTAATATGATAGATACTATTGCGCGAATCGGGGCAAACCAAACTAATAATGGAAGAGCTTGGGATTATAATGGTTCCGGATGGGCAGCATGGACAGAAACCTATTTCATCCGCGCTATCGTTTCTTACGGTGGAGGTGGCGGCACTTATGACACATTACAAACAATGACGGTCAGAAACGACGGTGGCGGGGGTTTGAATGTAACCAATATTACCAAGAGCCAATCATGGATTACTTCCGTATCACCTACAAGTTTTACAGTCCCGGCCGGCAGTTCTCAGAACGTTACTGTAATAGTCAATAAAACAGGCCTTAGCAACGGGACACATCTTGGCACTCTTACTATCGCTTCTGATGATCCCGACGAAGGTTCTTATGTTGAACCGGTTAAATTCGTTGTTGTGCACTTAGGCGTAGAAGAAAACCAGAGTTTCTCTTTCAACTTGTCACAAAACTATCCTAACCCGGCAAATTCAGTAACTCAAATTGAATATGCTTTGCCTAACGCTACAAAAGTTACGCTTAAAATCTACGATGCATCAGGCAGACCGGTACGAACTTTAATACAAGAGGAACAAACCGCAGGCAAATACAATACATTCTGGAATGGCAAAGATGACAAAGGCAATAAACTTGGAAACGGTATTTATTTCTATCGCCTTGAAACGGATAAATCCGTAACGACAAAGAAACTGACCTTATTGAAATAA
- the ftcD gene encoding glutamate formimidoyltransferase codes for MSKLVECVPNFSEGKSIEIIDKIVAEITAVPDVKLTDKQMNADHNRAVITFVGTPEACKKAAFNACKCAMKLIDLRTHKGEHPRMGATDVIPFIPISDVTMEECVELSRSLAKEIAEKLNIPTYLYEESAATPERKDLAYIRKGEFEGLQKSIKADPSRKPDFGPSELHPSAGATVVGARHYLVAYNINLNTNNLDIAKAIAKAIRFRDGGFKYVKALGFEIKERGIVQVSINLTNYTGTPIFRVFEAVVREAERYGVSVTGSEVVGVLPLQAMVDVANWYLKLENFSANQILEKKIWGGENE; via the coding sequence ATGAGCAAACTTGTAGAATGTGTTCCAAATTTTTCCGAGGGTAAATCAATAGAGATAATAGATAAAATCGTAGCAGAAATAACTGCCGTTCCTGATGTTAAGCTAACGGACAAACAAATGAATGCCGACCATAATCGCGCAGTCATTACGTTTGTGGGAACGCCGGAAGCTTGTAAAAAAGCAGCTTTTAACGCCTGTAAATGCGCAATGAAATTAATAGATTTGCGAACCCACAAAGGCGAACACCCGCGTATGGGAGCCACGGATGTCATTCCTTTTATTCCTATATCAGACGTAACAATGGAAGAATGCGTTGAATTGTCACGTTCTCTTGCAAAAGAAATAGCGGAAAAATTGAACATTCCAACTTACTTATACGAAGAGTCTGCGGCCACTCCGGAAAGAAAAGACCTTGCTTATATTCGCAAAGGAGAGTTTGAAGGATTACAGAAATCCATAAAAGCAGACCCGTCAAGAAAACCGGATTTCGGGCCTTCCGAGCTTCACCCTTCTGCCGGAGCAACAGTAGTCGGGGCAAGACATTATCTTGTTGCGTACAATATAAATCTTAATACTAACAACCTCGATATTGCCAAAGCCATTGCAAAAGCAATAAGATTCAGAGACGGTGGGTTCAAATACGTCAAAGCGCTCGGCTTTGAAATAAAAGAAAGGGGTATCGTTCAGGTTTCCATTAATTTGACCAATTATACGGGAACACCTATTTTCAGGGTATTTGAGGCAGTCGTACGGGAAGCCGAAAGATACGGAGTTTCCGTAACCGGGTCGGAAGTCGTGGGAGTATTACCTTTACAGGCAATGGTAGACGTAGCAAACTGGTATTTGAAACTGGAAAACTTTTCCGCTAATCA